The following are encoded together in the Aerococcus mictus genome:
- a CDS encoding DnaD domain protein, which yields MNPWEKLNPREPLKIILTQIVSNADLEVLTYLYQPIIGAEAFALYMTLYAYIDRSTYQSEVINHGEIMDQLVFSKERYVRSRRRLEAIGLLRSYTQQSGQAPVQALYQLLAPVSSEQFFKDSLMTSLLLDHVGEERFNRLLDRFSFEKIADSQENDWQEVTATFQDVFHLSQSSRQLTESEKQSLLKKPNKSLIKTSLVSDFDMAYFTELVQRSFLSERAVSQEVKEMTQSLHALYGLDEVALSQFAIKASNLRTNQVDINYYQGLVIKAMANQPVKKRPDYQMDQAKRQTESQGQDLPKENQDEASLALIKAAKAYPPLTFAKTIKEQKNGYLTTNEIKTLEMVMNKGLIDGPTLNIMIHYYLISQESSSIVRSTFERTVDDWSQKNIQSPEQALTYLNKRTKRIQKQRQNKNKRQNTKRKTYQELQPAWFNQKQETTDKEEKMDHKSVQALADRIRALNSEEGDE from the coding sequence TTGAATCCATGGGAAAAGTTAAATCCACGTGAACCTCTAAAAATTATCCTCACCCAAATTGTTTCCAATGCCGATCTGGAAGTCTTAACCTATCTCTACCAACCAATTATTGGGGCTGAGGCCTTTGCTCTCTATATGACTCTCTATGCCTATATCGACCGTTCGACTTATCAGTCAGAAGTAATTAATCATGGGGAAATTATGGACCAATTGGTTTTTTCTAAAGAACGCTATGTCAGAAGTAGGCGCCGATTAGAAGCCATTGGTCTCTTACGTAGCTACACCCAGCAAAGTGGTCAAGCCCCAGTTCAGGCCCTCTATCAGTTGTTAGCACCGGTTTCTTCTGAGCAGTTTTTTAAGGATAGCCTAATGACTAGCTTACTTTTAGACCATGTGGGGGAAGAGCGTTTTAATCGCTTATTGGACCGCTTTAGCTTTGAAAAGATTGCTGATAGTCAGGAAAATGATTGGCAGGAGGTCACAGCGACTTTTCAGGATGTTTTTCACCTGTCTCAAAGCAGTCGCCAATTGACTGAAAGCGAAAAGCAAAGCTTGCTAAAGAAGCCGAATAAATCCCTTATAAAAACTAGCCTGGTCAGTGATTTTGATATGGCTTATTTTACTGAGTTGGTACAAAGGTCTTTCCTCAGTGAGCGGGCGGTCAGTCAAGAAGTTAAGGAGATGACCCAAAGCCTCCATGCTCTCTATGGCTTGGATGAAGTTGCCCTGTCCCAATTTGCCATTAAGGCAAGTAATCTAAGAACCAACCAAGTGGACATTAATTACTACCAAGGCCTAGTGATCAAGGCCATGGCGAACCAACCGGTAAAAAAACGACCTGACTATCAAATGGACCAAGCCAAGCGGCAGACCGAAAGTCAGGGTCAGGATTTACCCAAAGAAAATCAGGATGAAGCTAGTCTAGCCTTGATCAAGGCGGCTAAGGCTTATCCGCCCCTAACCTTTGCTAAGACTATCAAAGAACAAAAAAACGGCTATCTAACTACCAACGAGATAAAAACCTTAGAGATGGTCATGAATAAGGGACTTATCGATGGACCAACCTTGAACATTATGATTCACTATTATTTGATCAGCCAGGAAAGTTCAAGTATTGTCCGGTCGACCTTTGAGCGGACAGTGGATGATTGGAGTCAAAAAAATATTCAAAGTCCGGAACAGGCACTCACTTATCTCAACAAACGGACTAAACGGATTCAAAAACAAAGACAAAATAAAAATAAGCGGCAAAATACCAAACGCAAAACCTATCAAGAATTACAGCCCGCTTGGTTTAATCAAAAACAAGAGACGACAGATAAAGAGGAAAAAATGGACCATAAAAGTGTCCAAGCCTTAGCCGATCGGATTCGGGCATTGAATAGTGAGGAGGGAGACGAATGA
- the nrdR gene encoding transcriptional regulator NrdR, with amino-acid sequence MRCPRCQDNNTKVIDSRPVEENTSIRRRRLCTQCDFRFTTFERVEKMPLLVIKRDGTREEFSKEKLLRGLVRSCEKRPIALETLEDVVKNIESDIRQKGQNEVPSTLIGEMVMDILPKIDEVSYIRYASVYRHFEDPTVFLQEIEQLKQMQKNNAEGQTNLDLEANNAEEDRP; translated from the coding sequence GTGCGCTGCCCCAGATGTCAAGATAATAATACGAAGGTAATCGATAGTCGGCCTGTGGAGGAAAATACATCGATAAGAAGGCGACGCCTATGTACGCAATGTGATTTTCGCTTCACGACCTTTGAACGAGTAGAGAAGATGCCTTTACTGGTTATCAAACGGGACGGTACCCGGGAAGAATTTTCCAAAGAAAAATTATTACGGGGCTTAGTGAGGTCCTGTGAAAAACGACCAATTGCCCTAGAAACCTTAGAAGATGTGGTTAAGAATATCGAATCGGACATTCGTCAAAAAGGGCAAAACGAGGTTCCTTCGACCCTAATAGGGGAAATGGTCATGGATATTTTGCCCAAGATCGATGAAGTTTCCTATATTCGCTATGCCAGTGTCTACCGCCACTTTGAAGATCCTACTGTCTTTTTGCAAGAAATTGAGCAGCTGAAGCAAATGCAAAAAAATAACGCGGAGGGGCAAACGAATTTAGACTTAGAAGCCAATAATGCGGAGGAAGATCGGCCTTGA
- the dnaI gene encoding primosomal protein DnaI has protein sequence MRNIGEDISHELNKGNFRQRLDQTKAQVLSDPDVRQFIDKHKEDLDQETIDRSISKLYEFVQEKERIRAGKRPKFPNFYPKLIMNFNYIDIEYQATDEFLAAQKEREKKQRVTLLEMPKDLKQASFQNFDLTDPKRQAALEKAIDFVEAMQSKPKQFHQGLYLHGPFGVGKSYLAAAVANHLAEHGFTTTLFHYPTFISEIKSAIKDNRVNQRLKSLQEAQVLMIDDIGAESNSAWVRDEVLGVLLQNRMSQGQATFFTSNFSMQELENHLAHTNQGDSETVKAQRIMERVRYLSEEVTMSGRNRRYSN, from the coding sequence ATGAGAAATATTGGGGAAGATATCAGCCATGAGCTCAATAAAGGCAACTTTCGCCAACGCTTAGACCAAACCAAGGCCCAAGTCTTGAGTGATCCGGATGTTAGACAATTTATTGATAAGCATAAAGAAGACTTGGACCAAGAAACGATTGACCGTTCGATATCGAAACTCTATGAATTTGTTCAAGAAAAAGAACGGATCAGGGCGGGGAAAAGGCCCAAATTTCCTAATTTCTATCCTAAGCTCATTATGAATTTTAATTATATTGATATTGAATACCAGGCGACTGATGAATTTCTCGCCGCCCAAAAAGAGCGGGAGAAAAAGCAACGGGTCACTTTACTGGAAATGCCTAAGGATTTAAAGCAAGCCTCCTTCCAAAACTTTGACCTGACCGATCCCAAACGTCAAGCTGCCTTGGAGAAGGCCATTGATTTTGTTGAAGCCATGCAGTCTAAGCCCAAGCAATTTCATCAAGGCCTTTACTTACATGGTCCCTTTGGTGTGGGTAAGTCCTACTTAGCGGCAGCTGTGGCTAACCACTTGGCTGAACATGGTTTTACTACCACCTTGTTCCACTATCCCACTTTTATTAGTGAGATCAAGAGTGCCATTAAAGATAATCGTGTTAACCAGCGACTCAAGAGCCTCCAAGAAGCCCAAGTATTGATGATTGATGATATTGGTGCTGAAAGTAATTCGGCTTGGGTCCGTGATGAAGTCTTAGGGGTTCTCTTGCAGAACCGTATGAGTCAAGGCCAGGCTACTTTTTTCACTTCTAATTTCTCCATGCAGGAATTAGAAAATCATTTGGCCCATACTAATCAAGGAGATTCGGAAACGGTGAAGGCGCAGCGGATTATGGAAAGGGTTCGTTATTTGAGCGAGGAAGTAACCATGTCCGGGCGCAACCGTCGCTATTCGAATTAG
- the coaE gene encoding dephospho-CoA kinase (Dephospho-CoA kinase (CoaE) performs the final step in coenzyme A biosynthesis.), which yields MTFRLGLTGSIATGKSTVSNYFKKVGFPVVDADLGARAVVEPGTQGLQAIKEHFGEDFLFPNGTLNRKKLGDVVFTDKDQLKALNQLLLPYIYDWVNDQAQSYQDQGHQLIILDIPLLYETKYQNACDAVMLVYVPESIQLQRLMDRDNLSEDEAFDRMLSQYNIEQKLRWADIVIDNQGSIQQTEQQVEAWLSIQGFQAKK from the coding sequence ATGACTTTTCGCTTAGGATTAACAGGGTCAATTGCTACAGGAAAATCTACTGTTTCTAATTATTTTAAAAAAGTTGGTTTTCCGGTAGTGGATGCAGACCTGGGGGCTCGAGCTGTCGTTGAGCCGGGAACACAGGGTTTACAAGCTATAAAAGAGCATTTTGGAGAGGATTTTCTCTTTCCCAATGGCACCCTTAATCGGAAGAAATTAGGGGATGTGGTCTTTACAGATAAGGATCAACTCAAAGCTCTTAATCAACTGCTCTTGCCTTATATCTATGACTGGGTCAACGACCAAGCCCAGTCTTACCAAGACCAGGGCCATCAATTGATTATTTTGGATATTCCTTTACTCTATGAGACCAAGTACCAGAACGCTTGTGATGCGGTGATGTTGGTCTATGTTCCAGAAAGCATTCAATTGCAACGACTGATGGACCGGGATAATTTAAGTGAAGACGAGGCCTTTGACCGCATGCTGTCGCAATATAATATTGAACAGAAACTTCGCTGGGCAGATATTGTGATTGATAACCAGGGCAGCATCCAGCAAACGGAACAGCAAGTCGAGGCCTGGTTGAGTATCCAAGGCTTTCAAGCCAAAAAATAA